The genomic window CGCTCCGAGGATTTTATGACTACGGTATCACTACAAAGCAAACCGTAGATAAATATAGTTTTGTCCATGTGAATGGCAACTACTATTCCGTTCCAGATTATCTGGTTGGTCAGAAAGTCATCGTGAAACGTTATCTCAATGAACTGAAAATTGTCGGTTCCAGCCAGATTATCGCGACACACCTTATTCAGAAGGGAGAAAAGCAATACTCGATCGATATTCGTCATTATTTAACGACTTTTTTACGGAAGCCTAAGTCATTGGAACACTCGCTTGTTTTGAAGAAGACACCTAAGTTGCGGCATTGTTTTCTTCAGTATTATCAAAAGACCCCGCGTAGATTTCTTCAATTTATTGAAAATCATTTAAGTATCTCTTTGGATCAATTGATCATCCAGTTAGAAGAAGAAGCGTTGAAAGACCATAAGGTCTCTAAAACACCACCTAGTCGAGCGGTAAATGAAGCGAGAAACCAACTGCAGGAATATAATCTGATCCACCAAGTGAGAAAGGCGGCCAATAAATGATCGAAGCATATGCCAAGCAATTAAAATTACCTTATCTGAAGAAAAACTATTCCACTTTACTCCAGCAAGCGATCGACCTGGATCAAAATTTTGAGGAGTTTCTTACACAGCTGCTTACGTTAGAGATTGAACAGCGGCAAAACAATCGGATTCAAACACTGATTCGTCAATCAAAATTGCCAAGTAAAGTGACGTTCGATGACTACATGGACAGTCATTTAGAAGTGAAAATGAAGAAACAAATCAAAGAGTTGAAAACATTACGATTCATCGATCAAAAAGAGAATCTTATTTTAATGGGCAATCCTGGCGTTGGGAAAACCCATTTAGCAACTGTTCTCGGAATGGAAGCCTGTCTTTCCGGAAAAAGTGTCCTCTTTACGAATATCCCTAACTTGGTCATCGAACTAAAAGAATCCATGAGTGCGAACCAGTTGAATTTTTATAAGCGCCGGTTTGGCAAATACGACTTAGTTATTCTAGATGAATTAGGTTATGTGTCATTTGATCAAATAGGAAGCGAGATTCTCTTTAATCTTCTCTCGAATCGAACGACTGCCGGCTCGATGATCATCACGACGAACCTGTCCTTCGATCGCTGGGAAGAAACCTTTAAAGATCCAATGCTTACAGCAGCAATGGTGGACCGTTTGGCCCATCGGGCTCATGTGTTGGATCTCAGTGGTCCATCTTTTCGTGTAGAAGATACAAAGAAATGGCTAAACTAATTTTTGGCCCCTTTTTGAATCATCCAGTGGCCCCTTTTTCAGTTGCGTTTAACAACTGGTAAGTAATTTCTAACAGCGTCATTTTTACTTATTTTTTAAGTGGAATGATCCATTGTTTCATACTAAAAAACATCTATAGATCGCTCTAGCTCTGTTTACGAATAGAGTAGGCTTGGAACGGACTCTGTCGAGTTTTGCTATCTAATTATCACAATCTTAAAATTTACCATTTTCCATTTCACAACAATTAACATGATTTTACAGAGAATTTCAAATAAAAAAAGCTGGAAATATCTTTAAAAAGACATTCCTAGCTCTCATATAAACATGACTAATAACATTTAAAAAAAGGTTGACAATATATGCACTACCTAGATAAGTAGTTAGATAATACAACATTCAAATTCAATTGGCTCTAGGACTTTGTAAAAATGTCACGGCCTCCTAATAGATTTAGTACAACAATATTTAGAAATAAAAGGATACTTATTATCCTGCTTGAGAAAGCTAATTAAGAAAAATATTACTCTTGACATTATCTCCTCTCTTGACAAACACGTGTTGCACGTATAAAATATTGAATGTCAGGAGGTATATGCACAAAATGCCAATGACACAAAAGGAGATGGTCAAATTACTCAAATCCGCTGGTTGGATAAAAACCAAAGGAGGGAAAGGCTCCCATATAAAAATGGAAAAGGCTGGTAGAAGACCTATCACAGTTCCGCATGGTGAATTGAATAAGTACACCGAAGCCGGAATAAAAAAGGATGCTGGGCTAAAGTAGCCCCTCCTTTGATGAATAAGAAAGGAGATTTTCGCATGTTAGTTAGTTATCCCGCGCTCTTTTATTATGATGATACTGAAGAAACTAATGCAAAATTCTTTGTGTCGTTCCCGGATTTCCCAGGATATGCTGGAACACAAGGTGAAGATATACCTGATGCGATGTATATGTCAGCTGATTGGTTAGGTATCGTCTTAGCTGATGCTATCGAAAATGGACGTGAAATAGTTACACCAACACCAATCAATAAACTGTCACTTGTAGGTAACAATCCATTTAAAGATGATGAAGAAATGCGCTTAGTTTACGATCCAGAAAACTCTTTTATATCAATGGTTACTGTGGATGTCTCTAAATACCTCGGTAATCAAGAACCTATAAAGAAAACTCTTACCATTCCAAAATGGGCAGATAAGTTGGGGAGAGAAATGCATCTAAACTTTTCTAAAACCCTTACCGATGCCATTGCTGATAAAAAAATGAATGTATAAAATTAACCCCAGCACTTTTTTGGCGCTGGGGCTTTTAACATTCCTTTTCTCATTTTTATTGGTCTAAATCATTTTCAGCATTCGTGCTGTTTTCCTTCTTTCAAAAAAAGAACTTAAAACAAAATCAGAGATTTCTCTGTTTTTTGTTTCAAGTCCTTCGATTCCATTCAGTTTTTTGTCCTACCAACACAATTTGACATAGAACCCTAAATCAAAGAGGAGCATCATGGCCATTTATTACTCAAAAAAACATTTAATTCAACATTAACAAACTAATAATCCTCAATCAAAAATACTCTAATAAAACAATAAATCTCACCATTTGAAAAGAAAAATGAAACTTGATTCAATCACACCAGAACCAACCTATCAATGCTTTTAAGTTTTAATAGCTTCTCCTGACAAAAAAGAGCACATGATAAAACAACTGTTTCTTTAGTGATATATGCACGCTTATCTACTCCGTTCATGGTCAATTTTTATTCATCAACCTTATCAAAACTATTCAGATGGCTCGTTGATTTTTAAGCTTATCTCATGATCAACTGAAAATAACCAAAACAATTAGCTACTACAGGTAGAATAATAGTTTCATCGATCGAAAATTGTCGCTTCTCTCTTCCAGCCAAATCTGTCTCTCTCAGACTCATAATTTTGTCAGCTGTATTTGTAAGTTTTACTTGCCCAGATTCTTTTTTATAGTTTTTAACAAACAGCTGAATGGTATGTTTGTCTATTTTTTCAATCGAAAGAATTTGTGTATTCTGGCATTCTAATTCAATTGGGAGCTGGAAACTTTCTGATTTTACTGCCCAGCTGTATTCAACAGGGTGATTCATTTGTACACCTAATGCGACTTGCTCTTCTTCAGAGTAGGTTCTGAAAGGCTTGATCAAATAATTATGCTCGATTTCACTGTCATCGGATGCAGCAAAATTAGTATCCCAATAGTTATTATAAATCCACGAAAGAAACATCGGCTTTTCAGTTCTGGATACTTCTTTACTTTCTCGACCAAAGGAAAAGCCATTCATTTGAACTAATGGTGCATCTGAATTTGCAAAATACATTCCCTGATTCTCATCATAAAATGCCATACTGCTGCCCAATGTCACCCAATCTTTACTGACTGCACCGATCTGCTCTTCATCTAGTTTACACAAAGTATCTGCTGATTCAAAAACAGCTGTCCACTGCTGGTTTAGTGAAGTAGGTATGATCAAATAATGAGCTGTCGGTAAGGTTGTTGGGTTTCGCTTCACCCTTATAGATACATTGATGGTTCCATCTTCATCATTCAGTGTGATTTTTCTTTTCAGCCAAGCAATACTGCTATGTCCGCATTTGTAGGTGGTTTCAATCACTAAATGTCCATTCCATTCATAAGTTGCCGTTTCAACTTCTCCTATATATTTTTCGCGAATTGCTTGCCACTCATGATTCCAAACACTGATCGAATAGTTGGCTAATTCGATATCTCTTGGGAAAAAAGTCGCTCGTTCTTCATTATTCTTTGTTCCATCAATTGTCTCTACAACTAAATCAAAAAATCCATAATCATCACTAGCGATGATATCCATTTTCATCGCTTTAGAATAAAGTTGGTTAATTTTTCCTTTTTCATCGATCTTTAAGACAAAGCTCTCAGTTTCATAGCTTTTCTCTCCACAAATCACCTTTTTTTCCAGCTGTCGAATATGAAATTTTTCCACTGGAATCATCATTGACTGGTAGGGTGCCAGATCAATTTTCGGACCATAACATAATTCATCTGCAGCCGTTTCTCCATGCAGATATAGGTTTGACTTAAAAGAAGATAAAAATGGTCGATTTTCAAGTATTGCTTTTGGAATCTGAGTCTCTACTTTTTGTGGAAATGAACTTGTATTTGTTACAGTCAGATAATGGATTGTTTCATTTTGATCCATCACCTGTTGATAGGAATCAATGCTCTTATTGAGAAGAAAAGCACTCTGTGCCACAGCATCAAAACAATAACTCGCTTTTTTCACTTTTCCTGCAACTGCTTGGAAAGAATCTGGTTCTGTCACTGAATTAGCGGCTCCCCAAGTATGCTCGTTATATAATAGAGAATTCAACAACGCTGACTCTTTGACTCGCTGATACTGCTTATTGCTCTCTGTTGCAAAGGCTTCAAAGAGAGCTGCCTTTTTTATATTTTGATTGGCTATTTTGTTATACTTTACTTCATATGGTGTACTGCCGGCTCCAAAATTCCAGAAATCAGTCCAATCCCCTTTAACCGTTTCTGTTACTGAATCCTGCGACACAATGCTATACAGGATTTCAGGTGTAATAAACTTTATTTTGTAGTCGGGTATTTGCTCATTAAATGCTCGGACTAAATCAAACAATGCGCAATCCGGTGAATTATTATCCAACAGCGGTGGATTGGTCGCCGTCAATACCGCATAGTCTTTGTCGTACCCCTTTTCTTCCAAATGCGCCGTATAAGTAATGATTCCCTTTTTCATCACTTCAATATCTCGCTGATCCGTTTTTAAAAATTGACTGAATAGTGAATAATGTTCTCCTAAAAAACTTACTATTTTTCTGCTACTTGGCGTTTCCCAATGAAAAGCTTTAGGCCGTGGAAAAGGAATCCCACCGAAATGAATATTTTCACCAGTCAAATAAAAATTTACGTCGGCATCCAATAAAATATCACCAAATGACCACGGCTGCCCATTGATATCATGGTTGATCGCTGTAGTGATCTTTATATCGAGTTGCTGTTCAATTCTTTTTTTATATTCCAACAGTTTCTTTAATTGATACCCGTCATTTAATGGCGTCGTATGCATCGGTAAAGCGGCTACAGAAATCAAGCCTTTTTTGATCAGCTCTTTTAGCTGTTGCTGCTCTTCAACAGTCGCATCATCCAACCAATTCAATAATGGCAGAGTCGCTTCGATCGTCCAACGAAACGGATTATCTTCCTGCTTGTATTTATCACATAGCTTGATTCCTTGTGAAATATACTCTTCCTGATGCTCCAAGATCAACTCCTGCGGGTGTGTATAGCCCAGATCAAAATGGCTATGGTGAATACAATAAATTGTTTTGATTTTGCTCATCTTTCTTTAAACTCCAATCATTAAATTTATCCTTTAACTGCACCATTCATAAAACCTGATAGAACCTTTCTTGAAAAAATAACGAATAGAATCAAGATTGGGATCGTGGCTAATACGGAGGCAGCCAGAGCACTATCCATGTTGTTAAACAGATTATTGGTATATTTAACAACTAGTAACGGGACAGTCTTTTTTGTGTCTGTTTGTAAGAAAATCAGTGGAATAAAAAATTGATTCCAAATATTTACAGAGCTGATGATACACACAGAAAAGACGACTGGTTTGGCCATTGGAAACATGATCCGCAAAAAAATCGTTAATTCTCCTGCACCATCCAATGTAGCCGCTTCATAAAGCTCATCAGGGAGTTTACTGAAAAATTCAGTCAACATCAATACAGGCATACTGATCGCTGTTCCCAAAATAAGAACAACACTGGTATACGAATCCATCAAACCAACATTTTTTATCAATAGAAAAATCGGGACGATCCCCAATTGTACCGGAAACATCATACCTATCAAGAAAAATACCCGTAGGAAACGATTTCCTCTAAACGTATAGCGACCTAAACCGTACGCGACAAACGAAGCTAGAAAGACTAACAAAACCACTGAGAAAGCAAGAATAATGACACTGTTAAGAAAATATTTTTCAAAATGGTCATTCACAAACAGCTTAATATAGTTTTGAACAGTGAAGCCTTTCGGCAATCCTAAAGTATTTGTCATAAAATCGCTTTTCTCGCGAAATGAATTATATAGAAGATACCCAAGAATGAAAATGATGAATGCAGCAGCCAGCCACATGATCTTATTGATGATTTTTTCCACTATCCCTTTATGCTTTCCCATCATCCTCATCCTTTCTCATCATGAAATACATTTGCAATGAAGCAACTATAAAGATAATCAAGAATAGGACACAAGCAATCGTGGTCCCCATTCCCATTGAATTTTCTGAAAGGTTGCCTCCTAACGGATTATTATCGCCAAACGCAATTCGATAGAAAAACAGACTGACTACATCTACACTACCGTTTACGCCACCCGATACACCACCTAAAATGTAACTATAGTCAAAAATCGTCATAGCAGTGATATAAGAGATCAGCGCTAAATTCAAAATAGTATTTTTGATTTGCGGGATAACGATCAGCCATAATCGTTTCCAATACCCTGCTCCCTCCATATAAGCCGCTTCGATACTATCCTCGGAAATCATATTCATCGCAGCAATAAAATACATCATTCCCACACCAAAACCAGCCCAGGAAATCATGAGCCAAACAACATAGATTCCCACACTGGGCATTCCCAGCCAAGGCTGAGCTAACGAACTTAGCCCAACCTTGTTCAACAGCTCATTGATCAATCCGATATTCGCATCCAGTAATAACGTAAACAGAAAAACAATTACTGGTGTTGAAATGAATTGCGGCGAGAAAATAACCGTCCGCAAGACCCCATGCCCAGTCGTCTTTGAATAAATCATATAAGCAAAAGCAATTTGTAATGGGAGCATGATCAAGACTGTCAAAATGAAAATAATCAAGCTATGCTTTAAGGCATTTGTCAGCTGATTCAACAAAATCGGATTAGAAAACAGCTCTTTGTAATTATCAAATCCAACAAATAGCTGCTCACCGATTCCGTTCCATTTAAAGAAACTGATTTTCGCCGCTGAAAAAATCGGATAGATGACAAAGAGACAGTAAAAGATAAAACCTGGAGCGATAAACCATAGGAATGCCCTCTTTTGTTTCATAAAACATCTTCCTTTACTTTTATTTCTCCAATTCAGCCTTTAACAGGTCAATTGCTTCATCTGGTGTAATCGTTCCCTGCATCAAATCTGGCAAAATAGAAGTTAGCAGCAAATCTTGTGGTTTAGAGCTTTCTGATGCTACCTGAGACAATTTATTATAGATATTTACTCCGACCTCATCAAAATCAGCCAGTTCAGAAACTCTGTCATCTTTCGGCTCAATATCATCTAGCATCGGCACTTCTCCAGTAGCATCTTCAATGATTTGCTGTGCCTCTTTGCTGTTTAGAAATTCAACATATTTTGTTGCTGCTTCCGGATGCTTGGTTTTCTTAGAAATTGCATACGTATTGATGTTGTTAGGACCGGACTGTGCATATTTCTTTCCATCTTTGCCCGGCAATACGAATGTCCCCACATTTAGACCGCTTTCAAAATATGATTTACTATTCCAGGTACCGTCAGGGATCATCGCTGCTTTTCCATTGGTAAACAGTAATTTCGCCCCATTTCCATCTGTTGAAACAAAATCCTTTCCAAAGACACCCGCTTTACTATAGTCATAGAAATTTTCAAACACTGTCTTCAATTCATCAAAAGTCGCTGAACTTTTATCTGTAACGATACTGTCGATATCCTTACTAGCCAAGCTCGCTG from Enterococcus sp. 9E7_DIV0242 includes these protein-coding regions:
- a CDS encoding type II toxin-antitoxin system HicA family toxin, coding for MPMTQKEMVKLLKSAGWIKTKGGKGSHIKMEKAGRRPITVPHGELNKYTEAGIKKDAGLK
- the istB gene encoding IS21-like element helper ATPase IstB, encoding MIEAYAKQLKLPYLKKNYSTLLQQAIDLDQNFEEFLTQLLTLEIEQRQNNRIQTLIRQSKLPSKVTFDDYMDSHLEVKMKKQIKELKTLRFIDQKENLILMGNPGVGKTHLATVLGMEACLSGKSVLFTNIPNLVIELKESMSANQLNFYKRRFGKYDLVILDELGYVSFDQIGSEILFNLLSNRTTAGSMIITTNLSFDRWEETFKDPMLTAAMVDRLAHRAHVLDLSGPSFRVEDTKKWLN
- a CDS encoding carbohydrate ABC transporter permease, whose amino-acid sequence is MKQKRAFLWFIAPGFIFYCLFVIYPIFSAAKISFFKWNGIGEQLFVGFDNYKELFSNPILLNQLTNALKHSLIIFILTVLIMLPLQIAFAYMIYSKTTGHGVLRTVIFSPQFISTPVIVFLFTLLLDANIGLINELLNKVGLSSLAQPWLGMPSVGIYVVWLMISWAGFGVGMMYFIAAMNMISEDSIEAAYMEGAGYWKRLWLIVIPQIKNTILNLALISYITAMTIFDYSYILGGVSGGVNGSVDVVSLFFYRIAFGDNNPLGGNLSENSMGMGTTIACVLFLIIFIVASLQMYFMMRKDEDDGKA
- a CDS encoding ABC transporter substrate-binding protein, whose amino-acid sequence is MKKITKLIMGTVGLLALAGCGGAKEGKEQVELTIWGDADNQAMQEEAFTKVNEAFVKANPDIKINYQYSGTLDSINVALQSDSLPDLFWVQGNKSTKMAEMANNGYLLPIEGLNYDRFSDEAIEYATVDGKIYSSLPSFISYVTYYYNVDIFEENDLEVPTTWEAFDQVVNKLKETDTAPIALGGNGDFDRYWYIQTTAASLASKDIDSIVTDKSSATFDELKTVFENFYDYSKAGVFGKDFVSTDGNGAKLLFTNGKAAMIPDGTWNSKSYFESGLNVGTFVLPGKDGKKYAQSGPNNINTYAISKKTKHPEAATKYVEFLNSKEAQQIIEDATGEVPMLDDIEPKDDRVSELADFDEVGVNIYNKLSQVASESSKPQDLLLTSILPDLMQGTITPDEAIDLLKAELEK
- a CDS encoding carbohydrate ABC transporter permease, producing the protein MGKHKGIVEKIINKIMWLAAAFIIFILGYLLYNSFREKSDFMTNTLGLPKGFTVQNYIKLFVNDHFEKYFLNSVIILAFSVVLLVFLASFVAYGLGRYTFRGNRFLRVFFLIGMMFPVQLGIVPIFLLIKNVGLMDSYTSVVLILGTAISMPVLMLTEFFSKLPDELYEAATLDGAGELTIFLRIMFPMAKPVVFSVCIISSVNIWNQFFIPLIFLQTDTKKTVPLLVVKYTNNLFNNMDSALAASVLATIPILILFVIFSRKVLSGFMNGAVKG
- a CDS encoding type II toxin-antitoxin system HicB family antitoxin codes for the protein MLVSYPALFYYDDTEETNAKFFVSFPDFPGYAGTQGEDIPDAMYMSADWLGIVLADAIENGREIVTPTPINKLSLVGNNPFKDDEEMRLVYDPENSFISMVTVDVSKYLGNQEPIKKTLTIPKWADKLGREMHLNFSKTLTDAIADKKMNV